Proteins from a genomic interval of Oreochromis aureus strain Israel breed Guangdong linkage group 6, ZZ_aureus, whole genome shotgun sequence:
- the cplx2l gene encoding complexin 2, like — MNFVMKAALGGGPPDVGKMLGGEEKEEDPDAAKKEEERQEALRQQEEERKAKYAKMEAERESMRQGIRDKYGLKKREEAEAEAAAAQEEPAAGSLTRPKKAVPAGCGDEEEEESIMDTVMKYLPGPLQDMLKK; from the exons GAGGCCCTCCTGATGTTGGCAAAATGCTTGGTGGGGAGGAAAAGGAAGAGGACCCTGATGCAGcgaaaaaagaggaggagagacaggAGGCACtgaggcagcaggaggaggagaggaaggccaAATATGCCAAGATGGAGGCTGAGAGGGAATCGATGAGGCAAGGCATCAGAGATAAg TATGGCTTGAAAAAGCGTGAAGAGGCCGAGGCTGAGGCAGCAGCCGCCCAAGAGGAGCCTGCAGCGGGCAGCTTGACTAGACCTAAGAAGGCTGTGCCAGCTGGCTGtggtgatgaggaggaggaagaaagcATCATGGACACAGTGATGAAATACCTGCCAGGCCCACTGCAAGACATGCTCAAGAAGTAA